A window of Sebastes umbrosus isolate fSebUmb1 chromosome 6, fSebUmb1.pri, whole genome shotgun sequence genomic DNA:
CCAACCTGTTATACTCTCAACACTCATGATTATTGTTTACATTTGGTTTGGTAATATTAGCCATAATGGGTGAAATGAATGTATGCACATGATATCCTTCATTCAGttgtattttgttattatttctctttatagAAATCACAACCAGTATATGTGTTACTGCCAGGGGAAGAAGTGAACAGCATGTGATCCATCTCTCAGCTCTTTGTTCTGGCCGATACGCCGGTGTGACAAACACCGGACTAGAGCCCAGACTGAGCTCGTCCCTATAAGCTCCACTACACAACCACTTTGTTTACAACATCACAAACAGGAGGTGTGTCTCACCTTGCTGATCTTGATGGCGCACGGCGCTCCGGGGAAACCAGGAAGGCACGTTTTAAACGCCGACACCTCGGAGAACTTTCCGCGGCCACAGATATTGATCCCTGCAACACGAAACTTATAGGCTGTCCCCGGCTGCAGCTCCACCTTCCTCATCTGACTGTAGTCTGGAATCTCACCCGAGTCATCCTGCAGGAACATACATCATCAATAACATGATTAATAACCTGAGTCATCCTGCAGGAACACACATCATCAATAACCTGAGTCATCCTGCAGGTACACACATCCTCAATCATCAATAACATGATTAATAACTGGATCAATAACCTGAGTCATCCTGTAAGAACACACATCATCAACAATATGATCAATAACCTGAGTCATCCTGCAGGTACACACATCATCAATAACATGATCAATAACCTGAGTCATCCTGCAGGTACACACATCCTCAATCATCAATAACATGATTAATAACTGGATCAATAACCTGAGTCATCCTGCAGGTACACACATCATCAATAACATGATTAATAACCTGatcaataaataatcaataaccAGGAGCGAGCTGGTCCCAGACCAGGAGTCTTCAGTGCTTCCACGGTAACAGTCAGTGACACCTGCTGACCAGCGTTTCCACGGTAACAGTCAGTGACACCTGCTGACCAGCGTTTCCACGGTAACAGTCAGTGACACCTGCTGACCcgtgtttccatggtaacagtcAGTGACACCTGCTGACCCGTGTGGTCAGACCGATAACGAGCTCAGCTGTTTCATTTTGAAGAATTAATTTTATCCTTACGTCGGCCATGTTGTCGTCGTCTTCGGGGATGTAGTAATGTGTGACCACCATGTTGGTAACCTTGACGATGCCAACGTCATACCACCGACTGTCCTTCACTGATGACGTCacctggaccctcttctacacacacagacacacagagttaGCGATTTATTTACATGTTGTTAGCATGCTGTTGCTGTTAACATGTTGTTAGCGTGCTGTTGGCATGTTGTTAGCGTGCTATTGGCATGCGATAAGCGTGTTGTTAGCATATTGCTAGCATGTCATACTGCCCTCAGCTGTTGCGTCTCTCACCCCTGCAGTTGCTGCAACGCCATTGGTCGCCTCAGCTTGAATCTTAGCCACACCCCCTGTCGCCAGAGGAGGTGCGGGGCCAAACGTGCTGGCCAATCGAGCCACGGCGCTCGTCACCGCTGATGATGTCATCTCCTGTCCGTTACTCTCTGCTGCCGGATCGTTCAGGCTGTCTGCTGGAGCAAGGCCTTCTGGGAAACAGAGGAGGGTTcaataaactttattgatcaCTGCTAGAGGACAAATGTATAAAGAACCTGTCAGACAGGGGAGTAGGAGGtcaaaccacagaagaagaagacgtgtttttgatcttttgaacattattattattattattactattattattattattattattattattattagtagtagtagtagtagtattattattattagtatgacTCGGACAAAAGTTGGGCCAATTATTGAGAACTAAATTTGTTGATGTTAGTATGATTCAGTAATTATCACATGTTCAGTCAAACTAAAGAAGTCTAACACCATTGAGACCTCTGACCCGGTTCTGGTACTGATCCAGGACcggcgggggggggggtcaaAGGGTTTCTGTTTGCTGGTCTACCTGTGGGCATGCAGCTGTGCTgtggttctggttctgctggttctggttgGTTGTGGAtgtcctgcagctgctgctggaccAGAGCTGCCAGCTCCTGCTGGGTCAGAACGATGGGGATGGACTGATCCACCGCCCCCcctcctgcagacacacatggATGAAGATCAATGATTCAGAGGGTTCAGGATCTCCTCAGACCTGCAGGTTCAGACACTGCACCCTGTTTACAAGACAACACATGACTTAttatatgaattaattaattagatgACGTGGGTCTGTGTTAACCCCTTACCACCACTCCCCCGCCCCCTTTGTAGAGGGtcggggtctttagggggagattttttttaccactggagaattgataaaaatgatcaataatccctctaaaataccacattaagacaccaagaccttgaggaacaccatagaaaaagccatgctgtgatttggtatcaacaacttttgacatttggagatttctgcaagagttgcatttttcggtgattggatggcgagcacttctgttgtgtaaactgctcacaaaccctcttattgtcaatctagctagtaAAGCCAtttatcctctgaatgctctaggtctctagtttgtggctgtaaagtttcatgaggctgtgattatcctagaggtcaccacaggtcattttatacagtgaggtcacgtctcactacaatgaaatggttactatggAGACTGACTAACATCACACAGTGGAGCCCCTGGTGTTGTCTTACAGGTACAGACGTACCGATGTGTCCCGCTGCCTGCAGGACCGCCTGTATCGTTGCCTGCTGAACTGCCTCATCTGTTGTCGTGGTAACAGCCAGCTGGTCCGAGGTCAGTCCCGTCACCATCAGGGTGGTCGCCCTGGAGACCGCCTCACCTCCGTCCCCTTCTGATGACATCAGCTCCTGAGGAAGACCGCCCACCTGAGGGAGGAGCTGATTGGTTACCTGAGAGTGTGCGTGTAACACGAGACACTAGAGCAATATTCACAGGcgattattttacattttcatgtcgttgattagccacgccccccggTGTGTGACGACCTCCAGTGTGTGACGACCTCCagtgtgtattaatgtgtgtgtgtgtgtgtgtgtgtttgtacctgtGCTGCTGCCTCACTGCCCTCCATGTGAACCTGTAACACTGAGACTGATGTCTGCATAGGTTCATCCCCCTCCTCTGCTGCCGTCGTCACCATGGCGACAGCCTCCGAGGACTCCACCCTGTCCTCCCCGACCAATGAGGAGATCtcctgcacacagacagacagagggaatCATGGGACATCAGAGGTGAAAGGCTTGTTTAGGACGAGCTGAGTGCATTGCATGATGGGTAGTGATTTATATTCTTCCATCATCAGTTCTCATCTATTACACTAAGTTTATCTGCAGGaactcaagtgtgtgtgtgtgtgtgtgtgtgtcacttacAGGTATGGATGGCCCGGGTGTGGGTGTGGactgtgtaaccatggtaacagcTCTGCTCTGACTGACTGCAGTGGTGGAGGCGGGgtcagaagaggaggaggaggaggaggaggaggaaggttcTGTGGAGTCTCCCTGCAGACCGTCTCCACTCTGCTGAGCTGTGGACACAGaggacaggaagtgacatcgCCACAACAAGACAAAATATTAAAGCTCAACCTCATCTCCATCTACCTCCgttatatatctatctatctatctatatatagatagatagatatatagatagatagatagatagatagacagacagacagacagacagacagacagacagacagacagacagacagagacagacagacagacagatatagaTAGAGGTAGAGTGTGAAACACACCCGATGCTCTCCGTGTCTGGGGCGTGACATGATTTTAATTTCTTCAGTGGACTACATTTACAATCagtggactacatttaccatcagcacTGATTGGACACATAAAAGGAGGCCAATTTGCCCTTTAgggttaatattaatatatcaatATTCAGCTCGTTACATTTCACTGACTGCTAATCCAGCTAGCTACAACGGACAGACAACAGCTGGTGCACTGCCAAAACTTTCAGGGTAAAACTCACGCTCCAGAATTTCTGTTCCATGTGAGCGAGTAGTAAATATAAACATCCGTTTGGGTCACAGGGCGCACCGAAAGGATGTCGCATACCAAACCGAGCGTCCTGTCCTGAACAGTTCAATACAAACACCCGCACCGTTCCACCGCTAGTTGTATTAATCCAACCTGTTCTGTCTTGTGTGTACGGGATGGTTGTGAATGAAGCCTAAGGTGTGTCAGCAGCTCACCTGTAGCTGTGGTGGCGGTGTTGGTGGTTCCCGTCTCATGGGTCTCACATGGTGGATTTGAGCACACCTGAAGACAGAAACTCTTCAGTTGAACTAATCACTGATCATCAGTATACACCTATCTGACCTGCAGTCAGGTGTTGTCTCACCTGTCGGagtcctccagctccagctgtgGTCGACGTGTTGGTGGTTCCCGTCTCGTGGGTCTCACATGGTGGGTTCGAGCACACCTGAAGACAGAAACTCTTCAGTTTAACCAACCATTGATCTTCAGCATACATCTGTCTGCAATCAGGTGTTCTCTCACCTGTCGGAGTCCTCCAGTTCCAGCTGTGGTGGCGGTGTTGGTGGTTCCCGTCTCGTGGGTCTCACATGGCGGATTGGAGCACACCTGAAGATAGAAGCTCTTCAgttcagtacacacacacacacacacacacacttttaattTATCACTGATCAtcagtatactgtacatctgtCTGCAATCAGGTGTTGTCTCACCTGTCGGagtcctccagctccagctgtggtggtggtgttggtggttcCCGTTTCATGGGTCTCACATGGTGGATTGGAGCAGGTGTTCCCTCCATTCAGACTGGCAGGAACAGGAGCAGACTGCTGAACTGAAGGCTGGTTGGAGCTCacctgaggagagaggagcaccTGTTTCACCACACACTTGTTAACCTGGGTTTTCTGTTTCACTTCAAGAGAGACAggttttattcatcatttaaaaTCTCATATCTAGGGCGCCtggctagctcagtcggtagagcgggcgcccatgtgtggccaaggctcagtcctggcagcggtggacacgggttcgaatccggcctgtggacctttccgcatgtcatctctctctctccccctttccaagactctatccactgtcctatcaataaacgcttaaaaaatgcccccaaaataataatttaaaaaaaaaaaaaaaaatctcatatctatgaataaaaatctgaatctgaGACATGAAATAGTGCAggagtaaaaatataaaataatctaTATAGACAGTAATTCACTGACTGTGAGGAGGACTGTAGTAAATATGTGTAATGAGAAGTAATCACTAAATGTACACAGAGATGTAACCAGGTAGTAAAACAGTCACTAAAGTATAAAGACATGACTCTCTTGATCTCGTCACAGCTCACCTGCAGCTCTTGGCTCATGCTGGCGGCGGCCACCGTGGCAGTGTTGGTGGTTCCGGTGTCGTGAGTCTCATGGGGCGGGTTGGAGCAGACCAGCGTCACTGCAGATTCATAatcacagtgacatcatcaacacACCTGTTCATAATTCATCTACAACAATTTACTGCAGTATTACTGGTATTGTAACTGGAACCAGTAGTAGTACTGGTTTCTGTACCTGTAGCAGCTGCCGTGTCTCCAGCCTCTCCTGATgctgcagtagtagtagaagtagtagtactACTTGTAGAATTTCCCGGTTCTTCTGAAGTAGGAGAAGCCATGAAGGTGACGGGCAGATCCTGGACCAGCGGCTGAGCCTCGGCGCCGCTCGGAGTCGTGATCAAAGTCACCTGTACACACAAAACTACAGTATTACTACAGTGCTACAGTACAAAGATACAAAACTAAAGTAttactacagtacagtaccatagtacagagacacactgcagtactacagtacactaCCACaatacagagacacactgcagtactacagtacactaCCACAgtacagagacacactgcagtactacagtacactactacagtacagagacacactgcagtacactactacagtacagagacacactgcagTTCCACAgtacagagacacactgcagtactacagtacactactacagtacagagacacactgcagtactacagtacactactacagtacagagacacactgaagTCCTACAGTACACTACTActgtacagagacacactgcagtactacagtacactactacagtacagagacacactgcagtactacagtacagtgaCAAACCTACAGTTTTACTACAATACCAAGCCTTCAGTCTTGTTACCTGTTTGGGTCCGGCTGCTGCAGTTGACGTGGTAACCTGACCGGCCAGCGTGGCGATGGTTGCCAGGGTAGTGATGGGCGTTGCCAGGGAGGCgttggcggcggcggcggcggcgacaGCTCCTCCTGCCACCGTGCTGGAGACACTTCCTGCTACTGTCCCTAGACTGGACAAacctgagacacaaacacacctgtcaAGAGTCTGCTGGCTCAGTGCAGGTGTGTTACAGCTGACCGGTGTTTTTACCTGTGGTTCCCTTGACGACCAGCCTGGTGATGTTGGGTTTGGTGCCAATTGCTCCTGGTGACACCAGTCTGACTCCGCTCATAGGCAAAGTCCTGACGATCGTACCAGGCGTCCCCGGAGCTCCTTTCAGCaccacctgaacacacacacgtttgtaCCAGCTGATATAGACTCTGAGCCGTTGGGGGCAACGAACAATACCCTCCCCCCCgcttacctgtgtgtttcacctgtgtgtgtgtgtgtgtgtgtgtgtgtgtgtgtgtgtgtgtgtgtgtgtgtgtgtgtgtgttgtgtgttaccTGTGTGAGCCCCTGCTGGCCGGCTGTGGTGATTTTGGGGAAGGAGGTGATGATCTTTCCAGCAGTACCTGGTGTCATCATCTTGGTGGTCAGGATCGTGAACGGACTGTTAGCACCTGTAGGGAGGATAGGGGGGGCTTCATTCAGTCAATCATCACATGAAACATAAAAAGCAGTTcaggtgtgtctgtctgttctgtACCTGCCCCCCCCTGCAGTGCGGACATCGGGATGGTCTTGATGTAGGTGGTCCCAGGTTTGGAGGTTGTGGATCCGGCCTGTGCGGTGCTGAGGATGGCGGTCTGTTTACCGTCTGCTGAGGTCACCAACTTCAAGAAGGTTCCTGCTGGGAGGCCGGACTTCGCCTGAtacagagaggagggggggttaatgccaggtgttaaaatggggggtgggggtggggctAAGTATTCAGTAAAGATCTCAGTAACCTGGAGGATCTGGGTGACTGGGCTGCTCCCGGCCTGACCAGTAACCGTTCCTGGTTTGGTGTGAATCACTGACATCATCTTCCCAAGGTTGCCAAGGTTACCGATCTGAaacagagggaggagtgaggtcATCAGGTCTGTCTACATGTCATCAAAAAGGTATGGATGATACACATTTTAGAACTTTTAATGAGTGTGccaagttttgtttgtttttaaggaaCTCCAGCCCCTCaaaaaacaacttcctgtttcatggcaaaCAATTCTTTGCCACGGCAACGGCATTTCACGAAAATTCTAAAGCTTCGCCATCTGGCATCATGAAGGTCTTCCCATTTGAAGGGGACCAAATTTGAGGTTGATCTGATACAAGTAGCAAGCTAACGTATTGTTggcagtaggtggcgctataacGATAATTAAATATTGGCCTTTAGATGTCTGTCTGATCATCTGGAGTCGAGTTACAACGGTCTCTCAAGGGGAGACATCAAAATTCGCCACACCGCCGCTGTGACGCCGTTCAACGAAAAGTCATAATCTTCACTATAAAGCATCATCAACATCTTAAGGCTCTTCTGACCTAATTTGAGGTGGATCTGATTAATCTGTAAGAGGGAGTACATCAAAGTGCCAAACATGTCATTTggcagtaggtggcgctatgaaaATGAATGATCAATGTGGATGTCCTCAGGCCGAGACTCTTACCACACATGAGAAATGTGGAGCAAACTGGTTAAAGTACGCcgaagttacaacaacttcttgttttcagtttgttttttttgctcggGCCCTGATAAAGTTTTCATTCAGCGAGCAGCAGGTGACCTCACTCACCAGAGCTCCGCCTCCTCCCATACTGAGTGGGCTGTTAACGAGAGTGATGGTCTTTGTGACTCCGCCCACAACCGTGGTGACCACCTGAGGCTGTTGGGACACCGTCACCGTCCCAGACTTATGCACCGTGATGATTGGTCGCCCGGGGGTCCCGGGGGTGGAGACTACAGAGGCCCCGCCTacctgagcagcagcagttttcAGCATTCGGGTGGCCGGGTTAC
This region includes:
- the hcfc1b gene encoding host cell factor 1b isoform X11 — its product is MASEPVVLRPRWKRVLGWTGPVPRPRHGHRAVTIKELMVVFGGGNEGIVDELHVYNTATNQWFIPAVRGEVPPGCAAYGFACDGTRLLVFGGMVEYGKYSSDLYELQASRWEWKNLKAKAPKNGPPPCPRLGHSFSLIGSCCYLFGGLANDSEDPKNNIPRYLNDLYCLQLRPGSSVLGWEIPPTSGPPPPPRESHTAVVTSGRSANRLIIYGGMSGCRLGDLWVLHIDSLTWSKPTLSGTGPLPRSLHSATTINNKMYVFGGWVPLVMDDVKAATHEKEWKCTNTLACLNLDTMCWETVLMDSLEENVPRARAGHCSVAINSRLYIWSGRDGYRKAWNNQVCCKDLWYLETERPCAPSRVQLVRANTSSLEVSWGPSQTAETYLLQLQKYDIPTALAATSPASPVPTATPGVSTSKSPVPVATLPANQTVPLSGITLVPSPTASVPGNPLAAAAKSPAVLKVSAAPGAAGGASIVTVKQATPKSTVAMTTLPAGVRMVVPAQPGQGTPIGSSPQMSGMAALAAAAAATQKISPSTTTVLNVPAGATLVKTVAVSPGSNSLPVKVMAPVTMVSNPATRMLKTAAAQVGGASVVSTPGTPGRPIITVHKSGTVTVSQQPQVVTTVVGGVTKTITLVNSPLSMGGGGALIGNLGNLGKMMSVIHTKPGTVTGQAGSSPVTQILQAKSGLPAGTFLKLVTSADGKQTAILSTAQAGSTTSKPGTTYIKTIPMSALQGGAGANSPFTILTTKMMTPGTAGKIITSFPKITTAGQQGLTQVVLKGAPGTPGTIVRTLPMSGVRLVSPGAIGTKPNITRLVVKGTTGLSSLGTVAGSVSSTVAGGAVAAAAAANASLATPITTLATIATLAGQVTTSTAAAGPKQVTLITTPSGAEAQPLVQDLPVTFMASPTSEEPGNSTSSTTTSTTTAASGEAGDTAAATVTLVCSNPPHETHDTGTTNTATVAAASMSQELQVSSNQPSVQQSAPVPASLNGGNTCSNPPCETHETGTTNTTTTAGAGGLRQVCSNPPCETHETGTTNTATTATAQQSGDGLQGDSTEPSSSSSSSSSSDPASTTAVSQSRAVTMVTQSTPTPGPSIPEISSLVGEDRVESSEAVAMVTTAAEEGDEPMQTSVSVLQVHMEGSEAAAQVGGLPQELMSSEGDGGEAVSRATTLMVTGLTSDQLAVTTTTDEAVQQATIQAVLQAAGHIGGGAVDQSIPIVLTQQELAALVQQQLQDIHNQPEPAEPEPQHSCMPTEGLAPADSLNDPAAESNGQEMTSSAVTSAVARLASTFGPAPPLATGGVAKIQAEATNGVAATAGKRVQVTSSVKDSRWYDVGIVKVTNMVVTHYYIPEDDDNMADDDSGEIPDYSQMRKVELQPGTAYKFRVAGINICGRGKFSEVSAFKTCLPGFPGAPCAIKISKNLDGAQLTWEPPAVTSGKITEYSVYLAIQSSQATSTGSGPAQLAFMRVYCGPNPSCLVQATSLANAHIDYTTKPAIIFRIAARNQKGYGPATQVRWLQESSKDVKPAVKRPGASPDVKPVGPKKFRTDQ
- the hcfc1b gene encoding host cell factor 1b isoform X10, coding for MASEPVVLRPRWKRVLGWTGPVPRPRHGHRAVTIKELMVVFGGGNEGIVDELHVYNTATNQWFIPAVRGEVPPGCAAYGFACDGTRLLVFGGMVEYGKYSSDLYELQASRWEWKNLKAKAPKNGPPPCPRLGHSFSLIGSCCYLFGGLANDSEDPKNNIPRYLNDLYCLQLRPGSSVLGWEIPPTSGPPPPPRESHTAVVTSGRSANRLIIYGGMSGCRLGDLWVLHIDSLTWSKPTLSGTGPLPRSLHSATTINNKMYVFGGWVPLVMDDVKAATHEKEWKCTNTLACLNLDTMCWETVLMDSLEENVPRARAGHCSVAINSRLYIWSGRDGYRKAWNNQVCCKDLWYLETERPCAPSRVQLVRANTSSLEVSWGPSQTAETYLLQLQKYDIPTALAATSPASPVPTATPGVSTSKSPVPVATLPANQTVPLSGITLVPSPTASVPGNPLAAAAKSPAVLKVSAAPGAAGGASIVTVKQATPKSTVAMTTLPAGVRMVVPAQPGQGTPIGSSPQMSGMAALAAAAAATQKISPSTTTVLNVPAGATLVKTVAVSPGSNSLPVKVMAPVTMVSNPATRMLKTAAAQVGGASVVSTPGTPGRPIITVHKSGTVTVSQQPQVVTTVVGGVTKTITLVNSPLSMGGGGALIGNLGNLGKMMSVIHTKPGTVTGQAGSSPVTQILQAKSGLPAGTFLKLVTSADGKQTAILSTAQAGSTTSKPGTTYIKTIPMSALQGGAGANSPFTILTTKMMTPGTAGKIITSFPKITTAGQQGLTQVVLKGAPGTPGTIVRTLPMSGVRLVSPGAIGTKPNITRLVVKGTTGLSSLGTVAGSVSSTVAGGAVAAAAAANASLATPITTLATIATLAGQVTTSTAAAGPKQVTLITTPSGAEAQPLVQDLPVTFMASPTSEEPGNSTSSTTTSTTTAASGEAGDTAAATVTLVCSNPPHETHDTGTTNTATVAAASMSQELQVLLSPQVSSNQPSVQQSAPVPASLNGGNTCSNPPCETHETGTTNTTTTAGAGGLRQVCSNPPCETHETGTTNTATTATAQQSGDGLQGDSTEPSSSSSSSSSSDPASTTAVSQSRAVTMVTQSTPTPGPSIPEISSLVGEDRVESSEAVAMVTTAAEEGDEPMQTSVSVLQVHMEGSEAAAQVGGLPQELMSSEGDGGEAVSRATTLMVTGLTSDQLAVTTTTDEAVQQATIQAVLQAAGHIGGGAVDQSIPIVLTQQELAALVQQQLQDIHNQPEPAEPEPQHSCMPTEGLAPADSLNDPAAESNGQEMTSSAVTSAVARLASTFGPAPPLATGGVAKIQAEATNGVAATAGKRVQVTSSVKDSRWYDVGIVKVTNMVVTHYYIPEDDDNMADDDSGEIPDYSQMRKVELQPGTAYKFRVAGINICGRGKFSEVSAFKTCLPGFPGAPCAIKISKNLDGAQLTWEPPAVTSGKITEYSVYLAIQSSQATSTGSGPAQLAFMRVYCGPNPSCLVQATSLANAHIDYTTKPAIIFRIAARNQKGYGPATQVRWLQESSKDVKPAVKRPGASPDVKPVGPKKFRTDQ
- the hcfc1b gene encoding host cell factor 1b isoform X8 is translated as MASEPVVLRPRWKRVLGWTGPVPRPRHGHRAVTIKELMVVFGGGNEGIVDELHVYNTATNQWFIPAVRGEVPPGCAAYGFACDGTRLLVFGGMVEYGKYSSDLYELQASRWEWKNLKAKAPKNGPPPCPRLGHSFSLIGSCCYLFGGLANDSEDPKNNIPRYLNDLYCLQLRPGSSVLGWEIPPTSGPPPPPRESHTAVVTSGRSANRLIIYGGMSGCRLGDLWVLHIDSLTWSKPTLSGTGPLPRSLHSATTINNKMYVFGGWVPLVMDDVKAATHEKEWKCTNTLACLNLDTMCWETVLMDSLEENVPRARAGHCSVAINSRLYIWSGRDGYRKAWNNQVCCKDLWYLETERPCAPSRVQLVRANTSSLEVSWGPSQTAETYLLQLQKYDIPTALAATSPASPVPTATPGVSTSKSPVPVATLPANQTVPLSGITLVPSPTASVPGNPLAAAAKSPAVLKVSAAPGAAGGASIVTVKQATPKSTVAMTTLPAGVRMVVPAQPGQGTPIGSSPQMSGMAALAAAAAATQKISPSTTTVLNVPAGATLVKTVAVSPGSNSLPVKVMAPVTMVSNPATRMLKTAAAQVGGASVVSTPGTPGRPIITVHKSGTVTVSQQPQVVTTVVGGVTKTITLVNSPLSMGGGGALIGNLGNLGKMMSVIHTKPGTVTGQAGSSPVTQILQAKSGLPAGTFLKLVTSADGKQTAILSTAQAGSTTSKPGTTYIKTIPMSALQGGAGANSPFTILTTKMMTPGTAGKIITSFPKITTAGQQGLTQVVLKGAPGTPGTIVRTLPMSGVRLVSPGAIGTKPNITRLVVKGTTGLSSLGTVAGSVSSTVAGGAVAAAAAANASLATPITTLATIATLAGQVTTSTAAAGPKQVTLITTPSGAEAQPLVQDLPVTFMASPTSEEPGNSTSSTTTSTTTAASGEAGDTAAATVTLVCSNPPHETHDTGTTNTATVAAASMSQELQVLLSPQVSSNQPSVQQSAPVPASLNGGNTCSNPPCETHETGTTNTTTTAGAGGLRQVCSNPPCETHETGTTNTSTTAGAGGLRQVCSNPPCETHETGTTNTATTATAQQSGDGLQGDSTEPSSSSSSSSSSDPASTTAVSQSRAVTMVTQSTPTPGPSIPEISSLVGEDRVESSEAVAMVTTAAEEGDEPMQTSVSVLQVHMEGSEAAAQVGGLPQELMSSEGDGGEAVSRATTLMVTGLTSDQLAVTTTTDEAVQQATIQAVLQAAGHIGGGAVDQSIPIVLTQQELAALVQQQLQDIHNQPEPAEPEPQHSCMPTEGLAPADSLNDPAAESNGQEMTSSAVTSAVARLASTFGPAPPLATGGVAKIQAEATNGVAATAGKRVQVTSSVKDSRWYDVGIVKVTNMVVTHYYIPEDDDNMADDDSGEIPDYSQMRKVELQPGTAYKFRVAGINICGRGKFSEVSAFKTCLPGFPGAPCAIKISKNLDGAQLTWEPPAVTSGKITEYSVYLAIQSSQATSTGSGPAQLAFMRVYCGPNPSCLVQATSLANAHIDYTTKPAIIFRIAARNQKGYGPATQVRWLQESSKDVKPAVKRPGASPDVKPVGPKKFRTDQ
- the hcfc1b gene encoding host cell factor 1b isoform X5: MASEPVVLRPRWKRVLGWTGPVPRPRHGHRAVTIKELMVVFGGGNEGIVDELHVYNTATNQWFIPAVRGEVPPGCAAYGFACDGTRLLVFGGMVEYGKYSSDLYELQASRWEWKNLKAKAPKNGPPPCPRLGHSFSLIGSCCYLFGGLANDSEDPKNNIPRYLNDLYCLQLRPGSSVLGWEIPPTSGPPPPPRESHTAVVTSGRSANRLIIYGGMSGCRLGDLWVLHIDSLTWSKPTLSGTGPLPRSLHSATTINNKMYVFGGWVPLVMDDVKAATHEKEWKCTNTLACLNLDTMCWETVLMDSLEENVPRARAGHCSVAINSRLYIWSGRDGYRKAWNNQVCCKDLWYLETERPCAPSRVQLVRANTSSLEVSWGPSQTAETYLLQLQKYDIPTALAATSPASPVPTATPGVSTSKSPVPVATLPANQTVPLSGITLVPSPTASVPGNPLAAAAKSPAVLKVSAAPGAAGGASIVTVKQATPKSTVAMTTLPAGVRMVVPAQPGQGTPIGSSPQMSGMAALAAAAAATQKISPSTTTVLNVPAGATLVKTVAVSPGSNSLPVKVMAPVTMVSNPATRMLKTAAAQVGGASVVSTPGTPGRPIITVHKSGTVTVSQQPQVVTTVVGGVTKTITLVNSPLSMGGGGALIGNLGNLGKMMSVIHTKPGTVTGQAGSSPVTQILQAKSGLPAGTFLKLVTSADGKQTAILSTAQAGSTTSKPGTTYIKTIPMSALQGGAGANSPFTILTTKMMTPGTAGKIITSFPKITTAGQQGLTQVVLKGAPGTPGTIVRTLPMSGVRLVSPGAIGTKPNITRLVVKGTTGLSSLGTVAGSVSSTVAGGAVAAAAAANASLATPITTLATIATLAGQVTTSTAAAGPKQVTLITTPSGAEAQPLVQDLPVTFMASPTSEEPGNSTSSTTTSTTTAASGEAGDTAAATVTLVCSNPPHETHDTGTTNTATVAAASMSQELQVSSNQPSVQQSAPVPASLNGGNTCSNPPCETHETGTTNTTTTAGAGGLRQVCSNPPCETHETGTTNTATTAGTGGLRQVCSNPPCETHETGTTNTSTTAGAGGLRQVCSNPPCETHETGTTNTATTATAQQSGDGLQGDSTEPSSSSSSSSSSDPASTTAVSQSRAVTMVTQSTPTPGPSIPEISSLVGEDRVESSEAVAMVTTAAEEGDEPMQTSVSVLQVHMEGSEAAAQVGGLPQELMSSEGDGGEAVSRATTLMVTGLTSDQLAVTTTTDEAVQQATIQAVLQAAGHIGGGAVDQSIPIVLTQQELAALVQQQLQDIHNQPEPAEPEPQHSCMPTEGLAPADSLNDPAAESNGQEMTSSAVTSAVARLASTFGPAPPLATGGVAKIQAEATNGVAATAGKRVQVTSSVKDSRWYDVGIVKVTNMVVTHYYIPEDDDNMADDDSGEIPDYSQMRKVELQPGTAYKFRVAGINICGRGKFSEVSAFKTCLPGFPGAPCAIKISKNLDGAQLTWEPPAVTSGKITEYSVYLAIQSSQATSTGSGPAQLAFMRVYCGPNPSCLVQATSLANAHIDYTTKPAIIFRIAARNQKGYGPATQVRWLQESSKDVKPAVKRPGASPDVKPVGPKKFRTDQ